The following coding sequences lie in one Treponema socranskii subsp. buccale genomic window:
- a CDS encoding DUF6938 domain-containing protein yields MDPHGSYTQAFGNPIAPSEVRFAFFKYRVCRFLFSRDDTPVEPGAVAAGEAYNDFGMLTIVDKNKTKGKVRDIQSKHAIIIGTIRMGFGHWRIAIAMASAAKRFGYTPYLLDLTAFDGSTAQKSIRFLQYWYDVLSRVSQRWKWFNKHVWEKATSVGSRPLSASVNERILSQLFEPILELIPEDVPLLSMHPWVGHAAIMGGVKNVVSIIPDNYPMGFWLVEGSRHTVQSPSAYMGYRTLLSMDGKCKITRCLEPDTLLETGHYVDYEIVSAIEGDCKRRIERMKEGKPRRFLLTMGGAGAQARRFADIIETCKTFIENGNAAFFVNMGDHAGRWKELKANLDKSGVSYMMHTDWNATKRFVKETETDDVRGVHVFLHGEFYAAVYLTNLLMRVSDIMITKPSELSFYPIPKLFIQRVGKHEAWGAIRGSEMGDGTIETENTSDLHRTLATLIETDDLLEMYIKHIRQNAKAGVYDGAYNALRFACEG; encoded by the coding sequence ATGGATCCGCACGGCTCTTACACTCAGGCGTTCGGCAATCCGATTGCGCCGTCCGAAGTGCGCTTTGCTTTTTTCAAATACCGCGTATGCCGTTTTCTTTTTTCTCGGGATGATACGCCCGTCGAACCGGGAGCCGTCGCCGCAGGGGAAGCGTATAACGATTTCGGCATGCTCACGATCGTCGACAAAAATAAAACGAAAGGAAAAGTACGAGACATACAATCGAAACACGCGATCATCATCGGTACGATCCGCATGGGATTCGGACACTGGCGCATTGCAATCGCAATGGCGTCTGCGGCGAAACGTTTCGGCTATACGCCCTATCTTTTGGATTTGACGGCGTTCGACGGAAGCACGGCGCAAAAATCGATCCGCTTTTTACAGTATTGGTATGACGTGCTCTCCCGCGTTTCGCAGCGTTGGAAGTGGTTCAACAAACACGTGTGGGAAAAAGCGACGTCCGTCGGGAGCAGACCGCTTTCGGCGTCGGTGAACGAACGCATCCTCTCGCAGCTTTTCGAACCGATTTTGGAATTGATTCCCGAAGACGTGCCGCTCCTTTCGATGCACCCGTGGGTCGGACACGCGGCGATCATGGGCGGTGTCAAAAACGTCGTCAGCATCATCCCCGACAATTACCCGATGGGATTTTGGCTCGTCGAAGGAAGCCGTCACACTGTGCAGTCGCCGTCGGCATATATGGGTTACCGTACGCTCCTTTCGATGGACGGCAAGTGCAAAATCACGCGCTGTCTCGAACCGGACACGCTGCTCGAAACCGGTCACTACGTCGATTACGAAATCGTATCGGCAATCGAAGGAGACTGCAAACGGCGGATAGAACGCATGAAAGAAGGAAAGCCCCGCCGCTTTTTGCTCACGATGGGAGGAGCCGGAGCGCAGGCACGGCGTTTTGCGGATATCATCGAAACGTGCAAAACATTTATCGAAAACGGCAATGCCGCGTTTTTCGTAAACATGGGAGATCACGCCGGACGATGGAAAGAACTCAAAGCGAATCTCGATAAGAGCGGCGTTTCATATATGATGCACACCGATTGGAATGCGACAAAGCGCTTCGTCAAAGAAACCGAAACGGACGACGTGCGCGGCGTTCACGTCTTTTTGCACGGCGAATTCTACGCGGCCGTCTACTTAACGAATTTGCTGATGCGTGTAAGCGACATCATGATCACAAAGCCGAGCGAACTGTCGTTTTACCCGATACCGAAATTGTTTATCCAGCGCGTCGGAAAACACGAAGCGTGGGGTGCAATCCGCGGCAGCGAAATGGGCGACGGCACGATCGAAACGGAAAACACATCCGACTTGCACCGCACGCTCGCGACGCTCATAGAAACGGACGATCTGCTCGAAATGTACATCAAACATATACGGCAAAACGCAAAAGCCGGCGTATATGACGGCGCCTACAACGCGCTTCGATTTGCGTGCGAGGGGTAA
- the creD gene encoding cell envelope integrity protein CreD has product MDKNKLLNSAGKIGVKPFIILVLVLLFLIPLHMLDSLVDDRKSYQKDAVRSILEPKGDAPVIEGFVIAVPFKKTVDVWENGVKRSERKTNYIVCVPETWNMRFSAKPEYLTRGIFKAPVFSGTVHSDGGFSAVDYSYNKIDERDIVWDECVLMLGISNKKNLTKLPVITANGTPLEMSLMSPENASPFSNTVFYNVPAEYCKKGFSFTAETEIQGGRYFAAMPIAADNTFSVESTWPTPGFTGGWLPTERSISDAGFSAVWNIAGLSTAFPKEWIASEKKDAPVSSVRKYNEKYGYDSYDRDGDAAETIQIDFVTPVDNYQKTERSIKYALLFLIIPFITIFIFEIFTHVKIHPVQYCLIGLADVIFYLLLLSVSEHISFGATYWISSAAVSFLLLFYAAAIFKKPKWGACFALVQMVSYIFLFGTLQAEDYALLIGSLGLFFVVTLLMVLTRKIDWYAAQEEN; this is encoded by the coding sequence ATGGATAAAAACAAATTATTAAATTCCGCGGGAAAGATCGGTGTAAAACCTTTCATCATTCTCGTGCTCGTGCTGCTCTTTTTGATCCCGCTGCACATGCTGGACTCTCTCGTCGACGACAGAAAATCATACCAAAAAGACGCCGTGCGTTCGATCCTCGAACCCAAAGGCGACGCTCCCGTCATAGAAGGATTCGTAATCGCCGTACCGTTTAAGAAAACGGTCGACGTATGGGAAAACGGCGTAAAACGCTCCGAGCGAAAAACGAATTATATCGTGTGCGTACCCGAAACATGGAATATGCGTTTTTCCGCAAAACCCGAATACCTGACGCGCGGTATCTTTAAAGCGCCGGTATTTTCCGGAACGGTACATTCCGACGGCGGCTTTTCCGCAGTCGATTATTCGTATAACAAAATCGACGAGCGCGACATCGTGTGGGACGAATGCGTTTTGATGCTCGGTATTTCCAACAAAAAGAATTTAACGAAACTTCCCGTCATCACCGCAAACGGAACGCCGCTCGAAATGTCGCTCATGTCGCCTGAAAACGCAAGTCCTTTTTCAAATACGGTATTTTATAATGTACCGGCCGAATACTGCAAAAAAGGATTTTCCTTTACGGCTGAAACGGAAATCCAAGGCGGACGATATTTTGCCGCAATGCCGATCGCCGCCGACAATACTTTTTCCGTCGAATCGACATGGCCGACGCCGGGCTTTACCGGAGGATGGCTTCCGACCGAGCGCAGCATTTCCGACGCGGGTTTTTCCGCCGTGTGGAATATCGCGGGCCTTTCGACCGCTTTTCCGAAAGAGTGGATCGCATCGGAAAAAAAAGACGCGCCCGTATCGTCGGTGCGAAAATACAATGAAAAATACGGGTACGATTCATACGACAGGGACGGCGACGCTGCCGAAACCATACAGATCGATTTTGTAACGCCGGTCGACAATTATCAAAAAACAGAGCGAAGTATAAAATACGCACTTCTGTTTTTAATAATTCCTTTTATTACCATATTCATATTCGAAATTTTTACGCATGTAAAAATCCATCCGGTGCAGTACTGTCTTATAGGGCTTGCCGATGTCATATTTTATCTGCTGCTCCTGTCGGTTTCCGAACACATTTCGTTCGGTGCAACTTACTGGATCAGTTCGGCGGCGGTAAGTTTTCTTTTATTGTTCTATGCGGCCGCAATTTTCAAAAAGCCTAAGTGGGGCGCCTGCTTTGCGCTCGTTCAGATGGTATCGTATATATTTTTGTTCGGTACGCTGCAAGCCGAAGACTACGCGCTTTTGATCGGCAGCCTCGGATTGTTCTTCGTCGTAACGCTGCTCATGGTACTGACACGAAAAATCGATTGGTACGCCGCTCAGGAAGAAAATTGA
- a CDS encoding glycosyl hydrolase family 18 protein has product MTKHRQKLAILMLPFFSAILFAGGKKDVPPPETPAEYAERTLSENEGAAYPREPIDGEHASFGEVWGFALQERSEEIDSAAPLTDIALFTATLNNYAELASVPRRSSLPSFAGRVHLTFACDSRALVHFVLDKKLGFRKGFETSLAEAAADFDGLCIDMEYIPARDRENFLSFLRDMKKAIGAKILSVCVPARTRTIADDIFPYKTIGEIADRVIIMAYDEHWSTSSPGPVASYAWCANVTDYALTVIPKEKIVMGLPFYGRTWMEERHAGAWYFSGINRKMLENGVPQVERDEGGVAKINYTATVNVTGYFDDTYSLVKKCRLYEEKKINNISFWRLGQEDKLFWQWIKIK; this is encoded by the coding sequence ATGACAAAACACCGACAAAAATTAGCAATTTTGATGCTGCCGTTTTTTTCCGCAATTCTTTTTGCCGGAGGAAAAAAAGATGTGCCGCCGCCGGAAACTCCGGCTGAATACGCCGAACGAACGCTTTCGGAAAACGAAGGCGCCGCATATCCGCGCGAGCCGATAGACGGAGAACATGCTTCTTTCGGCGAAGTATGGGGGTTTGCACTGCAGGAACGGAGTGAAGAAATCGATTCGGCCGCTCCGCTCACCGATATCGCACTCTTTACCGCGACGCTCAACAATTATGCGGAACTGGCCTCAGTGCCCCGTCGCTCATCCCTTCCGTCGTTCGCCGGCCGCGTGCACCTTACCTTTGCATGTGACAGCCGCGCGCTCGTTCATTTTGTATTGGATAAAAAACTCGGTTTCCGGAAAGGATTTGAAACCTCTCTTGCGGAAGCTGCTGCGGACTTCGACGGTCTGTGCATCGATATGGAGTATATTCCCGCGCGCGACAGGGAAAATTTTTTAAGTTTTTTGCGCGACATGAAAAAAGCGATCGGCGCAAAAATTTTGAGCGTTTGCGTGCCGGCGCGGACGCGCACGATTGCCGACGATATCTTTCCGTATAAGACGATCGGAGAAATCGCCGACCGCGTCATCATCATGGCGTACGACGAACACTGGAGTACGAGCAGCCCGGGACCGGTCGCATCCTACGCATGGTGCGCCAACGTTACAGACTATGCGCTTACGGTAATCCCCAAAGAAAAGATCGTTATGGGACTGCCGTTTTACGGGCGTACATGGATGGAAGAGCGGCATGCGGGTGCATGGTATTTCAGCGGCATCAACCGTAAAATGCTTGAAAACGGCGTACCGCAAGTCGAACGCGATGAAGGCGGCGTCGCAAAGATAAACTATACCGCTACGGTCAACGTAACCGGCTATTTCGACGATACCTATTCACTCGTAAAAAAATGCCGTCTCTACGAAGAAAAGAAAATTAACAATATTTCGTTTTGGCGGCTCGGGCAGGAAGATAAACTGTTTTGGCAATGGATAAAAATAAAATAG
- a CDS encoding ACP S-malonyltransferase codes for MKKYAFLFPGQGAQEPGMMKDVCESFPEARTLLDSISSITGRDMAKLLWETDQAELSRSDNSQLAITSASLMVSEVLKAKGIVPSAAMGFSLGEFPALGISGVLSFEDLIRVVQKRGEIMQRVCEEIASANAGHAPGMSAIIGLPPEKVQEICSGLKDVYAANLNSAKQTVISGTADGLAAAEKACTEAGARRAIRLSVAGPFHCPLMQKAADEFEKAIADVTFADPKIDLFSNVTGEKVVKGSGAKKNAVLHLTNPVRWTLEEKVLADVMDADSANEWRVLEPGVGKVLSGLWRDSPFGEKRPSTPVNSAESIGGVE; via the coding sequence ATGAAAAAATATGCTTTTTTGTTTCCGGGTCAGGGCGCACAGGAACCCGGCATGATGAAAGACGTGTGCGAATCTTTTCCCGAAGCGAGGACGCTGCTCGATTCGATTTCATCGATTACCGGCAGAGATATGGCAAAGCTTTTGTGGGAAACGGATCAGGCGGAATTGAGCCGCAGCGACAACAGTCAGCTCGCGATCACGTCCGCCTCTCTCATGGTTTCCGAAGTGCTGAAAGCGAAAGGCATCGTACCGTCCGCTGCTATGGGATTCAGCCTCGGCGAATTTCCGGCGCTCGGCATTTCGGGCGTCCTTTCGTTTGAAGACCTCATCCGCGTCGTGCAAAAGCGCGGCGAGATAATGCAGCGCGTGTGCGAAGAGATCGCTTCCGCAAATGCAGGCCATGCTCCGGGCATGAGCGCGATCATCGGTTTGCCGCCTGAAAAGGTGCAGGAAATCTGTTCAGGTCTTAAAGACGTGTACGCTGCAAATCTAAACAGCGCCAAACAGACGGTTATCAGCGGTACGGCCGACGGTCTTGCCGCAGCCGAAAAAGCGTGTACCGAAGCGGGCGCGCGGCGTGCGATCAGGCTTTCGGTCGCCGGTCCCTTCCATTGTCCGCTCATGCAAAAAGCCGCCGACGAATTTGAAAAGGCTATCGCGGACGTGACGTTCGCCGATCCTAAAATCGATTTGTTCAGCAACGTAACCGGAGAAAAAGTCGTCAAAGGAAGCGGTGCGAAAAAAAACGCGGTGCTGCATTTGACGAATCCGGTGCGGTGGACTCTGGAAGAAAAAGTGCTCGCCGACGTCATGGATGCGGATTCCGCGAACGAATGGCGCGTGCTTGAGCCGGGTGTCGGTAAAGTGCTGAGCGGGCTTTGGCGCGATTCTCCTTTCGGCGAAAAGCGGCCGAGCACGCCCGTCAATTCGGCCGAATCGATCGGCGGAGTCGAGTGA
- the fabZ gene encoding 3-hydroxyacyl-ACP dehydratase FabZ codes for MVTNDIASLLPHRKPFLFVDEILSCDEKGSVSTRKFTDDDFFFKGHFPQYPVVPGVILIETMAQAGGAALSFQKKFQEGSLFFLATVDKVKFRNQVRPGDTVRMEITNLRVSAHMVKQSGKAYVGDVLAAEAEWMCLVGSESSVQ; via the coding sequence ATGGTTACGAACGATATCGCATCTCTTTTACCGCACCGAAAGCCGTTTTTATTTGTCGATGAAATACTTTCGTGCGATGAAAAAGGCAGCGTAAGCACGCGGAAATTTACCGACGACGATTTCTTTTTTAAGGGGCATTTTCCGCAGTATCCCGTCGTGCCCGGCGTTATCCTTATCGAAACGATGGCGCAGGCGGGAGGAGCGGCGCTCAGCTTTCAAAAGAAATTTCAGGAAGGCAGTTTGTTTTTTCTCGCTACGGTCGATAAAGTGAAGTTTCGAAATCAAGTGCGTCCCGGCGATACGGTGCGCATGGAAATCACGAACCTGCGCGTTTCGGCTCACATGGTAAAGCAGTCGGGCAAAGCCTATGTCGGCGACGTTTTGGCTGCGGAAGCAGAATGGATGTGTCTCGTCGGAAGCGAAAGCTCCGTACAGTAA
- a CDS encoding ATP-binding cassette domain-containing protein: MQRALITLENCRIENAKCILIASVSWTMRTGEVWLVTGSNGGGKAAFLSALAGELGIAANDGETRGRFFSEFNNAAEIVSLERAAALIQEERDNDESEYCEGGVDIGRTGRAFIAEALTGTDKKKSVTSEILDSIAAHRAIKLCGIEAVLERGLKYMSTGEIRRTLLARALLSGKKLLILSDPFAGLDAESRTILKNFFNAIALEQRAESASNEPNPYIILGAERYTEIPDAVTHVIEFNDGALSFSGTRGDYEKIIEERKTENEKTRGTDKAAFARQIINFQSDLKMMDDDSALQVKTQSDHRVLIEMHRVNVGWDGHAVLSDLNWTLYEGEHWLIRGPNGSGKTTFLELITGDNMQVYSNDMRVFGSRRGSGETMWDIKAKLGIVSYRMHVEYRMLGGTALRDVVVSGFRDSIGLYGKATDMETAAAEKWLSLGGFSGRGNETFSALSYGEQRAVLILRAAVKCPLILVLDEPCHGLDENHRRRVLDLLETIAESGTTTLLHVTHESDEALACEKHILELHPGKTPMYKIVTI; the protein is encoded by the coding sequence ATGCAGCGCGCGCTCATCACACTGGAAAATTGCCGTATCGAAAATGCAAAGTGCATATTGATCGCGTCCGTTTCGTGGACTATGCGGACGGGCGAAGTGTGGCTTGTCACGGGGTCGAACGGCGGAGGGAAAGCCGCTTTTCTTTCGGCGCTTGCGGGGGAACTCGGTATCGCAGCGAACGACGGCGAAACGCGCGGCCGATTTTTTTCCGAATTTAATAATGCAGCGGAAATCGTTTCGCTTGAACGTGCAGCCGCCCTTATCCAAGAAGAGCGCGATAACGACGAAAGCGAATACTGTGAGGGCGGAGTCGATATCGGACGGACAGGGCGTGCCTTTATTGCGGAAGCGCTTACCGGTACCGACAAAAAAAAATCCGTGACATCCGAAATCCTCGATTCGATTGCAGCGCATCGGGCGATAAAATTATGCGGCATCGAAGCGGTGCTCGAGCGCGGACTGAAATATATGTCTACCGGAGAAATCCGCCGCACACTGCTTGCCCGCGCCCTCCTTTCCGGAAAAAAGTTGTTAATTTTAAGCGATCCTTTCGCAGGACTCGATGCGGAAAGCCGTACGATTCTCAAAAATTTTTTCAATGCGATTGCTCTCGAACAACGCGCCGAAAGCGCATCGAACGAACCGAATCCCTATATCATCCTCGGTGCGGAGCGTTATACCGAAATTCCCGATGCCGTAACGCATGTGATTGAATTTAACGACGGCGCGCTTTCATTTTCCGGGACGCGAGGCGATTACGAAAAAATTATCGAGGAACGTAAAACCGAAAACGAGAAAACGAGAGGTACCGACAAGGCGGCATTCGCCCGACAAATTATTAATTTTCAAAGCGATTTGAAAATGATGGATGACGATTCCGCTTTGCAAGTGAAAACGCAATCGGATCACCGCGTACTTATCGAAATGCACCGCGTCAACGTCGGATGGGACGGGCACGCCGTGCTTAGCGATTTGAACTGGACGCTGTACGAAGGCGAACACTGGCTCATCAGGGGGCCGAACGGTTCGGGCAAAACGACTTTCCTCGAATTGATAACCGGCGACAATATGCAAGTCTATTCGAACGACATGCGCGTATTCGGTTCCCGTCGCGGAAGCGGTGAAACGATGTGGGACATCAAAGCGAAGCTCGGCATCGTATCGTACCGGATGCACGTCGAATACCGCATGCTCGGCGGAACGGCGCTGCGCGATGTCGTCGTTTCGGGATTCCGCGATTCGATCGGTCTATACGGAAAAGCGACCGATATGGAAACGGCGGCTGCGGAAAAGTGGCTTTCGCTCGGCGGATTTTCCGGCCGCGGAAATGAAACTTTTTCCGCCCTCAGTTACGGTGAACAGCGCGCCGTCCTGATTTTGCGCGCTGCGGTAAAATGCCCGCTCATCCTCGTGCTCGACGAACCCTGTCACGGTCTCGACGAAAATCACCGGCGGCGAGTGCTCGATTTGCTCGAAACGATTGCGGAAAGCGGTACGACCACGCTTCTTCATGTGACGCACGAAAGCGACGAAGCGCTCGCATGCGAAAAACACATACTCGAATTGCATCCGGGCAAAACGCCGATGTATAAAATAGTAACAATATAA
- a CDS encoding DUF4276 family protein → MEDISGKAMLDNLLPKIIIHTKNTFRVHAYKGLGTIPKNLKTAHGVSNRILLEQLPRLLRGYGNVHKADNEQILIVVCDLDDRNERKFLSELKSLSDNCRPKPRVEFCLAIEEGEAWLLGDIAAIRKAYPKALDNVLSRYKNDSICGTWELLADALCKGGHLKLKKDGFQAIGTQKSKWASTIALYMDVCNNKSPSFNNFKRTVEKYNDAR, encoded by the coding sequence GTGGAAGATATATCCGGGAAAGCGATGCTCGATAATTTGCTGCCGAAAATTATTATACATACAAAAAATACTTTTCGTGTTCACGCGTACAAAGGACTTGGTACAATTCCTAAAAATCTGAAAACCGCGCACGGCGTATCGAATAGGATTTTATTGGAACAGCTTCCGCGATTATTGAGGGGATACGGTAATGTGCATAAAGCGGATAATGAACAAATTCTTATCGTCGTATGCGATTTGGATGACCGTAATGAAAGAAAATTTTTGTCGGAGCTGAAATCGTTATCGGATAATTGCCGCCCAAAACCGCGAGTGGAATTCTGTCTTGCCATAGAAGAAGGGGAAGCGTGGCTGCTTGGCGATATAGCTGCGATTAGAAAAGCGTATCCGAAGGCGCTCGACAATGTGTTATCCCGCTATAAAAACGACAGCATTTGCGGGACGTGGGAACTGCTTGCGGATGCCCTCTGTAAAGGCGGACATTTAAAATTGAAAAAGGACGGTTTTCAAGCGATCGGTACGCAGAAATCAAAGTGGGCTTCGACGATAGCGCTCTATATGGATGTCTGCAACAATAAATCGCCGAGTTTTAATAATTTTAAACGTACCGTAGAAAAATATAACGATGCTCGATGA
- the fabF gene encoding beta-ketoacyl-ACP synthase II, which translates to MEKRRVVITGMGAVTPIGNSVAETWAAAKAGKSGVALITHFDASTFKARYAGEVKNFDATKYMNPEAARKMARFSQYAVAAAKMALDDASIEANSDVIKDAAIFMGVGIGGFEVNEDCCIKYSQSPQHRLPPMTIPELIPNEACGNISMAFGIHGPAHTVTTACASGSDALGDALDFIRSGRRDICLAGGAESTINGFGIAGFEVLHALSTSFADNPAAASRPFDKKREGFVMGEGSAVFVLEEYEHAKKRGAKIYAELAGYGGTSDGYHLTAPNPDGVWGAAAMTEALKDADVKPEEVQYYNAHGTATKKNDPCETQMLKIAFGEENAKKLHISSTKSMTGHCLGATGAIEAMFAVKAIQEGFIPPTINLDEQDVEGGCDLNYTPNKGIECKVDCAMSSTFGFGGHNGVIVLKRI; encoded by the coding sequence ATGGAAAAGAGGCGTGTTGTTATAACGGGTATGGGAGCTGTTACCCCGATCGGAAATTCGGTTGCGGAAACGTGGGCTGCGGCAAAAGCGGGTAAAAGCGGAGTTGCTCTCATCACGCATTTCGATGCAAGTACGTTTAAAGCGCGGTATGCGGGCGAAGTAAAAAACTTCGACGCGACCAAGTATATGAATCCCGAAGCGGCGCGCAAGATGGCGCGCTTTTCGCAATATGCGGTCGCCGCGGCAAAGATGGCGCTCGACGATGCATCTATCGAAGCGAACAGCGATGTTATCAAAGACGCTGCGATCTTTATGGGTGTCGGTATCGGCGGCTTTGAAGTGAACGAAGATTGCTGTATCAAATATTCGCAGAGTCCGCAGCACCGTCTGCCGCCTATGACGATTCCCGAACTGATCCCGAACGAAGCATGCGGCAATATTTCCATGGCTTTCGGCATCCACGGGCCGGCGCACACGGTGACGACCGCATGCGCGAGCGGTTCGGACGCGCTCGGCGATGCGCTCGATTTTATCAGAAGCGGCAGGCGTGATATATGTCTGGCGGGAGGAGCCGAGAGTACGATCAACGGATTCGGCATCGCGGGTTTTGAAGTGCTCCACGCGCTTTCGACTTCTTTTGCGGACAATCCCGCAGCGGCAAGCCGTCCCTTCGACAAAAAGCGCGAAGGCTTTGTTATGGGTGAAGGCAGCGCGGTATTCGTGCTCGAAGAATACGAACATGCGAAAAAACGCGGAGCGAAAATATACGCCGAACTCGCAGGCTACGGCGGAACGAGCGACGGTTATCACTTGACCGCTCCGAACCCCGACGGCGTTTGGGGAGCGGCGGCTATGACGGAAGCGCTCAAAGATGCGGACGTAAAGCCGGAAGAAGTACAGTATTACAACGCGCACGGAACGGCGACGAAAAAGAACGACCCTTGCGAAACGCAGATGTTGAAGATCGCGTTCGGTGAAGAAAACGCGAAAAAGCTGCACATATCGTCGACGAAGAGCATGACCGGACACTGCCTCGGAGCTACCGGTGCAATCGAAGCGATGTTTGCAGTCAAGGCTATCCAAGAAGGCTTTATCCCTCCGACGATCAATCTCGACGAACAGGATGTCGAAGGCGGCTGCGATTTGAATTATACGCCGAATAAAGGCATCGAGTGCAAAGTCGATTGTGCCATGAGTTCGACATTCGGCTTCGGCGGACACAACGGCGTTATCGTATTGAAAAGAATTTAA
- a CDS encoding ABC transporter substrate-binding protein — translation MKKLCAAFTAALFTAGLVSAMGGQDAPSSGKTYKIGIAKIVQHQALDDIERGIMDVINESGIKANYDLQNANGDVNTAAQIATRYRDERVDVAVGIATPVAVALANTIKDVPVVFGTITDPVGAGLVSTTAHGERNVTGMSDAIPTDQHIALFKEVAGIKTLGYIYTSNEANSASALNLVKKGCAEQGLTLVTQAITNSSEVKQAAETLVKRVDGLYLSTDNTVFSALPAVVNVFAKAKKPIFSGDVTGAKNGGIFMASGFNYYKAGRATGEMVVEILRGAKPADMPIRFMTEPSDSDLLIDVDAAAACGIAIPKKYADSANYIYKNGKLTTR, via the coding sequence ATGAAAAAATTATGTGCGGCTTTTACGGCGGCCTTGTTTACGGCGGGACTTGTGTCGGCGATGGGGGGACAGGATGCGCCTTCTTCGGGCAAGACGTATAAGATCGGGATCGCAAAAATCGTGCAGCATCAAGCGCTCGACGACATCGAGCGGGGCATTATGGATGTGATCAACGAATCGGGCATCAAAGCAAACTACGATTTACAAAATGCAAACGGAGATGTAAACACGGCCGCTCAAATCGCAACGCGCTATCGTGACGAGCGAGTCGATGTCGCCGTCGGTATAGCAACTCCCGTTGCCGTCGCGCTTGCCAATACGATCAAAGACGTACCTGTCGTATTCGGAACGATCACCGATCCTGTCGGTGCGGGACTCGTATCGACGACGGCTCACGGAGAACGCAACGTAACGGGTATGAGCGATGCGATTCCGACCGATCAGCATATTGCATTATTTAAAGAAGTCGCGGGAATCAAAACGCTCGGCTACATCTACACGAGCAATGAAGCGAATTCGGCAAGTGCGCTCAACCTCGTAAAAAAAGGATGCGCAGAACAGGGGCTTACGCTTGTAACGCAGGCGATCACGAATTCCTCCGAAGTAAAGCAGGCGGCCGAAACGCTCGTAAAGCGCGTCGACGGTCTCTACCTTTCAACCGATAACACGGTGTTCAGCGCGCTTCCCGCAGTCGTAAACGTTTTTGCCAAAGCGAAAAAACCGATCTTTTCAGGCGATGTTACGGGAGCGAAAAACGGCGGCATCTTTATGGCAAGCGGTTTTAATTATTATAAAGCGGGGCGCGCAACGGGTGAAATGGTCGTAGAGATTTTGCGCGGTGCGAAACCTGCGGATATGCCGATCCGTTTTATGACGGAACCGAGCGACAGCGATCTGCTCATCGACGTCGATGCGGCAGCCGCATGCGGCATTGCGATTCCGAAAAAATATGCGGACAGCGCGAATTATATTTATAAAAACGGAAAATTGACGACTCGATAA